From a single Papaver somniferum cultivar HN1 unplaced genomic scaffold, ASM357369v1 unplaced-scaffold_19, whole genome shotgun sequence genomic region:
- the LOC113338623 gene encoding uncharacterized protein LOC113338623: MIAEILLMMIKRAAGNNLIIGFKVSPTGTVINHLQFADDLIVFLDDSEEQYCIANGSGDTLRKIRLMEENHLGEIWRKKDATVSAIVSLEGAWSFDFKRNPNEIELGETVLLLQQRGNISTRIALSDLEDTRKWELATKSSITNVYSSLDVDGFLSFPHKQLWNSKVPLVLMGTDGKDSSTDVTPVLGNVSAAATSATEVPSPTPTMDAASRNGCVTEAAAHSTAVTPVPGNVSAAATSATEVPSPTPTMDAASRDECVTEAAAHSTAVTPVPGNVSAAATSATEVPSPAPTMVPKDTSPTASPTQLPPGSMERRFFDASLEQIFRAMLKHIENITDINISEKVTPYFVSPGDISSEDHQED, translated from the exons ATGATTGCTGAAATTCTTTTAATGATGATTAAAAGAGCTGCTGGTAACAATTTGATTATTGGTTTCAAAGTCTCTCCTACTGGCACTGTTATTAATCatttgcaatttgcagatgattTAATAGTATTTTTAGATGACTCTGAAGAGCAA TACTGCATTGCAAATGGATCTGGAGATACGTTAAGGAAGATAAGGCTTATGGAGGAAAATCATTTGGGAGAAATTTGGAG AAAGAAAGATGCCACTGTTAGTGCAATAGTTTCACTGGAAGGTGCATGgagttttgattttaaaagaaatCCTAATGAGATTGAATTAGGAGAGACTGTCTTGCTTCTTCAACAACGGGGTAATATTTCAACTAGAATTGCTTTATCTGATTTAGAGGATACAAGAAAGTGGGAACTAGCTACGAAATCTTCTATAACTAATGTTTACTCCTCTTTAGATGTTGATGGATTTCTCTCTTTCCCTCATAAACAACTGTGGAATTCTAAAGTGCCCCTTGTTTTAATG GGAACTGACGGTAAAGATAGCTCAACAGATGTGACTCCCGTACTTGGTAATGTATCTGCTGCTGCTACCTCAGCTACTGAGGTTCCTTCACCCACACCTACTATGGATGCTGCAAGCAGAAACGGGTGTGTAACTGAAGCTGCTGCACATTCAACAGCTGTGACTCCCGTACCTGGTAATGTATCTGCTGCTGCTACCTCAGCCACTGAGGTTCCTTCACCCACACCTACTATGGATGCCGCAAGCAGAGACGAGTGTGTAACTGAAGCTGCTGCACATTCAACAGCTGTGACTCCCGTACCTGGTAATGtatctgctgctgcaacttcagCTACTGAGGTTCCTTCACCCGCACCTACTATGGTACCCAAGGATACCTCGCCCACTGCCTCTCCTACCCAACTTCCTCCAGGAAGCATGGAAAGAAGGTTCTTCGATGCGTCCCTCGAACAAATTTTCAGAGCCAT GCTAAAACACATTGAAAATATAACAGACATTAATATCTCTGAAAAGGTCACTCCATATTTTGTCAGTCCTGGCGATATCTCATCAGAAGATCATCAAGAGGACTGA